In one window of Prosthecobacter fusiformis DNA:
- a CDS encoding ABC transporter substrate-binding protein produces MNVTLSITNLRSTLQQFLLWLFILLPGLAISAQDSITVQLKWKHAFQFAGHYAAVERGFYKEAGLEVTLVEGGPETNFAHELITGKCHYAVALSSMLIHRNEGKPLVALAAILQHSPEVLLVPGSSGINTPHQMAGRTVAASPEDTPALLAMFKNEGLAADAVKTIPYEFSPEKMLSGEIAGMGAYSINEPFQLQKLGIPYRLIQPRDYGVDFYGDCLFTTEDEIARHPKRVRAFLEATLKGWQYAMSHRVEIIDLLKGRYHCPLSREALNDEADQMALLMFSELIDIGHMNEGRWRHIGDTYVRLGMLAPGYSLDGFLYDREPKTDLAWLLWTLGGTIGSTLLLGGIVLGLIRVNNRITNAERQARESQAMLQTVINTIPVGVFWKDRDSRILGCNQVFAGYAGLGSPQQAQGLTADRLPWKDDAQDEVTEEQVIQQGRSILLSEKSLTSPSGSTRHFYQSKVPLKNELGDIIGLLSVIEDITSLKAAEEHQTRLKDRLLQSQKYESLHRLANGVCHHSNNILQALTSYAELARLQTPPGQTREFMDGVLRESQRVAALNRVLLTCTGHGLHQFEETRLRAFMDESLPTLKCCLPSTHELEWQHDGPEVIIHADRESLRHLLINLLTNASEATEGSGTVYLRTGTLLCDAAYLQDSQIDPAPDPGEYLYLDIIDTGKGMSPEVLQMVFDPFFSTKFTGRGLGMAATLGIIKSHHGALKIQSAPNQGTTVRALLPVLKK; encoded by the coding sequence ATGAACGTGACGTTGTCCATCACCAACCTTCGAAGCACGCTACAGCAGTTCTTGCTCTGGCTTTTCATCCTGCTGCCCGGTCTGGCCATCTCCGCCCAAGACAGCATCACGGTCCAGCTTAAATGGAAGCATGCCTTCCAGTTCGCCGGCCATTATGCCGCCGTGGAAAGAGGTTTTTATAAGGAGGCGGGGCTGGAGGTGACCCTCGTCGAAGGCGGTCCTGAGACCAATTTCGCCCATGAGCTTATCACCGGAAAATGCCACTATGCTGTGGCTCTTTCCTCCATGCTGATTCATCGCAATGAGGGCAAGCCCCTCGTCGCACTGGCGGCCATCCTCCAGCACTCTCCGGAGGTGCTCCTCGTACCTGGCTCCAGTGGTATCAATACCCCGCACCAGATGGCCGGACGCACCGTCGCTGCCTCGCCGGAGGATACCCCTGCCCTGCTGGCCATGTTCAAAAATGAGGGTCTGGCTGCCGATGCCGTCAAGACCATCCCTTATGAATTCAGCCCGGAAAAAATGCTGTCCGGTGAAATCGCCGGCATGGGCGCTTACAGCATCAACGAACCCTTCCAGCTCCAAAAGCTCGGCATCCCCTACCGGCTCATCCAGCCCCGCGATTACGGTGTGGATTTTTACGGAGACTGCCTTTTCACCACCGAGGATGAAATCGCCCGGCATCCCAAACGCGTCCGCGCCTTTCTCGAAGCCACCCTCAAAGGCTGGCAGTACGCCATGAGCCACCGTGTGGAGATCATCGATCTTCTCAAAGGCCGCTACCATTGCCCGCTCAGCCGTGAAGCCCTGAATGATGAGGCGGATCAAATGGCCCTCCTCATGTTCTCCGAGCTCATCGACATCGGCCACATGAATGAAGGCCGCTGGCGTCACATCGGGGATACCTATGTCCGCCTCGGCATGCTGGCCCCCGGTTACAGCCTGGACGGTTTCCTTTATGACCGGGAGCCCAAGACCGACCTCGCCTGGCTCCTCTGGACGCTAGGCGGCACCATTGGCAGCACCCTTCTCCTCGGCGGCATCGTCCTCGGCCTCATCCGGGTAAACAACCGCATCACCAATGCCGAGCGCCAGGCCCGCGAATCCCAGGCCATGCTGCAGACCGTCATCAATACCATCCCCGTCGGCGTCTTCTGGAAAGACCGTGACTCCCGCATCCTCGGTTGCAATCAGGTCTTCGCCGGTTACGCCGGCCTGGGTTCCCCGCAGCAGGCACAAGGCCTGACAGCAGACCGTCTGCCTTGGAAGGATGATGCCCAAGATGAAGTCACTGAGGAGCAAGTCATCCAGCAGGGCCGCTCCATCCTGCTCAGTGAAAAAAGCCTCACCTCCCCCTCCGGCAGCACCCGTCATTTTTATCAGAGTAAAGTGCCCCTGAAAAACGAGCTTGGGGACATCATCGGTCTTCTCAGCGTCATTGAGGACATCACTTCCCTCAAAGCCGCAGAGGAACATCAGACCCGGCTCAAAGACCGCCTGCTCCAGTCCCAAAAATACGAAAGCCTTCACCGCCTGGCCAACGGCGTCTGTCATCATTCCAACAACATCCTTCAGGCACTGACCAGCTATGCCGAGCTAGCGCGCCTGCAAACGCCCCCAGGGCAGACACGTGAATTCATGGACGGCGTATTGCGGGAGAGCCAGCGCGTCGCCGCGCTCAACCGTGTCCTCCTCACCTGCACCGGCCACGGGCTGCACCAGTTTGAGGAGACCCGCTTGCGTGCCTTCATGGACGAATCCCTGCCCACTCTCAAATGCTGCCTGCCCTCCACGCATGAGCTTGAATGGCAGCATGACGGCCCAGAAGTCATCATTCATGCTGACCGCGAAAGCCTGCGCCATCTCCTCATCAACCTCCTCACCAATGCCTCCGAAGCCACCGAAGGAAGCGGCACCGTCTATCTGCGCACCGGCACCCTTTTATGCGATGCCGCCTATCTCCAGGATAGCCAGATCGATCCCGCGCCTGATCCAGGTGAGTATCTCTACCTGGACATCATTGATACCGGCAAAGGCATGAGTCCCGAAGTCCTCCAAATGGTCTTCGACCCCTTCTTTTCCACCAAATTCACCGGCCGTGGTCTCGGCATGGCCGCCACCCTCGGCATCATCAAAAGCCACCACGGTGCCCTCAAAATCCAGAGCGCCCCCAACCAGGGCACTACCGTCCGCGCCCTGCTGCCCGTGCTGAAGAAGTAA
- a CDS encoding NAD(P)/FAD-dependent oxidoreductase, translated as MIPRFLIIGQGLAGTALAWSLHQCGVGFLIVDRDEELTSSKVAAGLVTPITGMRLNLNWRYDTLYPEAIYFYRGIEQRLQARFYHEVPIIRLLRDEKAAALWEKRRMQPEVQPYLCKVEGPLVDDAVFDNPQGGFQQQHSGWLDTAAFLKASRDYFEKLGCWQAGEVSWQDLELKDGGVCWQGTFYTSALFCTGWEAARHPWFDWVPFRSARGTVLNVEADTGGESRIINRGCWLLPRADGSLRVGPTYELDFEDPHVPSPVALAGLEQKLRALLKRDFLVKGSQTGVRPIIQGHQALIGRHPARPQIGFMNGLGSKGVLRAPWVARQLVAHLLEGAEIEAGLDLAGN; from the coding sequence ATGATTCCACGATTTCTCATCATTGGCCAGGGGCTGGCGGGCACTGCGCTGGCCTGGAGTCTGCATCAATGTGGGGTGGGTTTTCTCATCGTGGACAGGGATGAAGAGTTGACCTCATCCAAAGTGGCGGCGGGGTTGGTGACGCCAATCACGGGAATGCGCCTAAATTTGAACTGGCGCTATGACACATTATATCCTGAAGCGATATATTTTTATCGCGGGATCGAGCAACGGCTGCAGGCGCGGTTTTATCATGAGGTGCCCATCATACGTCTGCTACGGGATGAGAAGGCGGCGGCACTGTGGGAAAAGCGGCGCATGCAGCCGGAAGTGCAGCCTTACCTCTGCAAAGTGGAAGGGCCGCTGGTAGATGACGCGGTATTTGACAATCCGCAGGGCGGCTTCCAGCAGCAGCACAGCGGCTGGCTGGATACAGCGGCTTTTTTGAAGGCGAGCCGGGATTACTTCGAAAAACTCGGCTGCTGGCAGGCTGGGGAGGTGTCCTGGCAGGACCTGGAATTGAAGGATGGGGGTGTGTGTTGGCAGGGCACGTTTTATACCAGCGCCCTTTTTTGCACAGGCTGGGAGGCGGCACGGCATCCATGGTTCGACTGGGTGCCCTTCCGCAGTGCACGGGGAACGGTGCTGAATGTGGAGGCGGATACTGGGGGCGAGAGCCGCATCATCAATCGCGGCTGCTGGCTGCTGCCGCGTGCGGATGGCAGTCTGCGGGTAGGGCCGACATATGAACTGGATTTTGAAGATCCGCATGTGCCTTCCCCCGTGGCCCTGGCTGGGCTGGAGCAAAAGCTGCGTGCTCTGCTGAAGCGGGACTTTTTAGTGAAAGGAAGCCAGACCGGAGTGCGACCGATCATCCAGGGTCATCAAGCCCTCATTGGCCGACATCCAGCGCGTCCGCAGATTGGATTTATGAACGGTCTCGGCTCCAAAGGAGTACTGCGTGCCCCCTGGGTGGCCCGACAACTGGTGGCGCATCTGCTGGAGGGTGCGGAGATCGAAGCGGGGCTGGACCTAGCGGGAAATTGA
- a CDS encoding MIP/aquaporin family protein, protein MSPFLAEVIGTLILVLLGDGVVANVVLGKTKGNSSGWIVITAGWAFAVTIAVYCTSAISGAHLNPAVTLAMASIGKFEWALVPGYIAAQVIGAFLGAVLVWLSYLPHWKETENQGAKLGTFCTAPAIRHPASNFICEAIGTAMLVIGLLAILTPENLVPGTGFDKAFSPALVGILVWSIGLSLGGPTGYAINPARDLGPRIAHAILPIPGKGGSDWGYAWIPVLGPVAGGIVGAFLYKMLWVMPPV, encoded by the coding sequence ATGTCTCCCTTTCTCGCTGAAGTTATCGGCACGCTCATCCTTGTTCTGCTCGGTGACGGGGTCGTCGCCAATGTCGTGCTCGGTAAAACCAAAGGCAACAGCTCCGGCTGGATCGTCATCACGGCAGGCTGGGCATTTGCCGTCACCATCGCGGTTTATTGCACCAGTGCCATCAGCGGGGCGCATTTGAACCCCGCTGTGACTTTGGCGATGGCCAGCATTGGAAAATTTGAATGGGCTCTGGTGCCCGGTTACATCGCGGCGCAGGTGATCGGGGCCTTCTTGGGCGCGGTGCTCGTCTGGCTGAGCTATCTGCCACACTGGAAGGAAACAGAGAATCAGGGAGCCAAGCTGGGCACCTTTTGCACTGCGCCGGCCATCCGCCATCCGGCATCGAACTTTATCTGCGAGGCTATCGGTACTGCCATGCTGGTCATCGGTCTTCTGGCCATCCTCACCCCGGAAAATCTGGTCCCTGGCACGGGTTTTGATAAAGCATTTTCCCCTGCCCTGGTGGGTATCCTGGTGTGGTCCATCGGCCTTTCCCTGGGCGGCCCTACCGGTTATGCCATCAACCCGGCCCGCGATCTCGGCCCCCGCATCGCCCATGCCATTCTGCCTATCCCCGGCAAAGGTGGGTCCGATTGGGGGTATGCGTGGATCCCTGTCCTGGGACCGGTCGCCGGGGGCATCGTGGGAGCGTTTTTATACAAGATGCTGTGGGTAATGCCGCCGGTATAA
- the galE gene encoding UDP-glucose 4-epimerase GalE: MASKGTLLVTGGAGYIGSHTVRHLLALGEKIVVLDNLVFGHREALPMDKVTFVHGDMSDAALLEDLFTDHQPEAVLHFAAYAYVGESVTDPLKYYRNNLAAPLVLLETMQRHNCKHFIFSSTCATYGNPVYVPMDEDHPQAPVNPYGASKWMLERVLKDCDHAWGLKAVFLRYFNASGCDPAGEIGEDHDPETHLIPRILMAATGEIENITVFGTDYPTPDGTCIRDYIHVNDLASAHALALDYLRAGGLTTPVNLGTGRGFSVNEIIKTAEAVTGKSIPVLYGPRRAGDPPELICQPAKAKAVLGWEALHKDPQEHIESAWKWMTGPRQGRYTE; the protein is encoded by the coding sequence ATGGCATCCAAGGGCACACTATTAGTCACAGGTGGCGCGGGTTATATCGGCTCGCATACGGTCAGACATTTGCTGGCCTTGGGAGAAAAAATCGTCGTTTTGGACAATCTGGTTTTCGGTCACCGGGAGGCCCTGCCGATGGACAAGGTGACCTTTGTCCATGGCGACATGAGCGATGCCGCTCTATTGGAAGATCTTTTCACGGATCACCAACCGGAAGCGGTGCTCCACTTTGCGGCTTACGCCTATGTGGGAGAATCGGTAACGGATCCGCTGAAATATTACCGCAACAATTTGGCCGCTCCGCTGGTACTGCTGGAAACCATGCAGCGCCATAACTGCAAGCACTTCATCTTTTCCTCCACCTGCGCCACGTATGGCAATCCCGTCTATGTGCCCATGGATGAAGATCATCCCCAAGCGCCGGTGAATCCTTATGGAGCCAGCAAATGGATGCTGGAGCGGGTGCTGAAGGATTGCGACCATGCCTGGGGACTGAAGGCCGTTTTCCTGCGTTATTTCAATGCCAGCGGCTGCGATCCGGCAGGTGAGATCGGCGAAGACCACGATCCGGAGACCCACCTCATCCCGCGCATTCTCATGGCAGCCACGGGTGAAATCGAAAACATCACGGTCTTTGGCACTGACTACCCCACGCCGGATGGCACCTGCATCCGCGACTATATCCATGTGAATGACTTGGCCAGTGCTCATGCCTTGGCACTCGATTACTTGCGGGCAGGAGGCCTAACCACTCCCGTCAACCTGGGCACCGGACGGGGTTTCAGCGTCAATGAAATCATCAAAACGGCTGAGGCCGTCACCGGTAAAAGTATTCCTGTGCTCTATGGTCCGCGACGTGCGGGTGACCCGCCTGAACTGATCTGCCAGCCTGCCAAAGCCAAGGCTGTACTGGGCTGGGAGGCACTGCATAAGGATCCGCAGGAGCACATCGAAAGCGCCTGGAAATGGATGACGGGGCCGCGCCAAGGCCGTTATACGGAGTAG
- a CDS encoding Gfo/Idh/MocA family protein, with protein sequence METVRLGIVGLGNMGKAHLANIRAGKVPGLRVTAMCESVGTLPAAQEGEKQFTDVSLMIKSGEIDAILICTPHFSHTTIGIEALQAGLHVLVEKPISVHKADCERLIAAHTDKSKIFAAMFNMRTNACFKKVKDLIDSGELGEIRRVHWEVTNWFRTNYYYATGGWRGTWKGEGGGVLMNQCPHNLDLFQWMFGVPKTVRGFCQFGRFHEIEVEDDVTAVLQYENGTTATFVTSTGEAPGVNKLEISAEMGRLTVTDGSKIHFQRNRQAMSKFCMEAEAAFAMPESWHMEIPVAESGGQHVEILQNFTNAILKGEKLLSPAEQGIHSVELANAILLSTWQDKAIELPMSAADYERILIEKGEKSTFQKTKVVAKASADDFAKSFR encoded by the coding sequence ATGGAAACCGTCAGACTCGGCATCGTTGGACTTGGCAACATGGGCAAGGCCCATCTCGCAAACATTCGCGCGGGCAAAGTGCCCGGACTGCGCGTCACCGCCATGTGTGAAAGCGTGGGCACGCTCCCCGCCGCTCAGGAAGGTGAGAAACAGTTCACCGATGTGAGTCTGATGATCAAATCCGGCGAAATTGACGCCATCCTGATCTGCACCCCTCACTTCAGCCACACCACCATCGGTATCGAGGCCCTCCAGGCTGGCCTGCATGTCCTCGTTGAAAAGCCCATCTCCGTTCATAAAGCCGACTGCGAGCGCCTCATCGCCGCCCACACGGACAAGAGCAAAATCTTCGCCGCCATGTTTAACATGCGCACGAATGCCTGCTTCAAGAAGGTCAAGGACCTCATCGACAGCGGCGAACTGGGCGAAATCCGCCGCGTGCATTGGGAGGTCACCAATTGGTTCCGCACCAACTATTATTATGCCACCGGCGGCTGGCGCGGCACCTGGAAAGGTGAAGGCGGCGGCGTGTTGATGAACCAGTGCCCACACAATCTGGACCTCTTCCAGTGGATGTTCGGTGTGCCAAAAACCGTGCGCGGTTTCTGCCAGTTCGGCCGCTTCCATGAAATCGAAGTCGAGGACGATGTGACCGCTGTCCTGCAATACGAAAACGGCACCACCGCCACTTTTGTTACCTCCACCGGTGAAGCCCCAGGCGTGAACAAGCTGGAAATCTCTGCTGAAATGGGCCGCCTCACGGTCACCGATGGCAGCAAGATCCACTTCCAGCGCAATCGCCAGGCCATGAGCAAATTTTGCATGGAAGCGGAAGCTGCCTTTGCCATGCCCGAAAGCTGGCACATGGAAATCCCCGTCGCCGAAAGCGGTGGCCAGCACGTGGAGATCCTGCAAAACTTCACCAATGCCATCCTCAAAGGTGAAAAACTCCTCAGCCCCGCTGAGCAGGGCATTCACAGCGTGGAGCTGGCCAATGCCATCCTCCTCAGCACCTGGCAGGACAAAGCCATCGAGCTGCCCATGAGCGCTGCCGACTACGAACGCATCCTCATCGAAAAAGGCGAAAAAAGCACCTTCCAGAAGACCAAAGTGGTGGCCAAAGCCAGCGCCGACGACTTCGCTAAGAGCTTCCGTTAA
- a CDS encoding Uma2 family endonuclease: protein MELINGRIVTRETLDPWHVSSTDILRELLASLYGMKCHVRSPAVLGLGDHSEPEPDILVLRRREDHYRNSHPEPSDAWIMIEVSNTSRVYDLGSKHDLYARHGVPEYWVVDGKHRCVHVFRNPLEGMFRESRIYQAGESIPLPNAEGASLRVDAGWF from the coding sequence GTGGAACTCATCAATGGGAGAATCGTCACTAGGGAGACGTTGGACCCATGGCATGTATCCAGCACAGACATACTCAGAGAGTTGCTGGCTAGCCTCTACGGAATGAAGTGTCATGTACGCTCTCCTGCCGTTTTAGGATTGGGCGATCATTCAGAACCAGAACCCGATATCCTCGTACTTCGGCGCAGAGAAGACCATTATCGCAACAGCCATCCCGAGCCTTCTGATGCCTGGATCATGATTGAGGTTTCCAATACCTCACGCGTTTATGACCTTGGCAGCAAGCATGATCTCTATGCACGACATGGCGTGCCGGAATACTGGGTGGTGGATGGAAAGCATCGCTGCGTTCACGTCTTTCGGAATCCCCTGGAAGGTATGTTTCGCGAAAGCCGCATTTATCAGGCAGGAGAATCCATTCCCTTGCCAAATGCAGAAGGAGCGAGCCTGAGAGTGGATGCTGGTTGGTTTTAA
- a CDS encoding DUF1549 domain-containing protein: protein MKLYLPVFLAGFVLFACGFLCAQPLSESEVQAAAARVDLALLNARKQEGGAITEQPAPDRLRQADDAVFLRRACIDLAGRLPKAAEVRQFLEDPAPAKRGALVDRLLEEPGAAEVRFQLLAESLRVKDTLGNQSQAPFIAWLHKAMADDMPYDKLMATLLRSPNEDMEAHPASGFYTRDGGDLLHTSTETAEAFLGARLYCAQCHDHPYAEFTQRQTFEFAGCFADSFKNGPRLPSRYAYRDGKPGDWIAPRYLPLSADPGDEASVALAALPTPGKVPREELALWFTGPTNNRFAEVGALRLWHRLFGRINRSGQYWEGAVQAMPYHTAFTENNCEMPPAWKGAWPEDLLDPDNDSAGPVRSLGEEFMRCGYRQKEFMRILARTMAYQSEAVRRVQPGQPSLTDGPFLKRLPPEVTWTAWSVEAGSEGAASSTGADIGQVPPEGHPLRLLGRGTREWSDESAPVISHALTRFIITSSLVEQAAKVKARSVSKHESPTSKVEHLFLSTLGRFPEGREESAALRHLAEHPESAPQDIAWALLNTSEFLFQP from the coding sequence ATGAAACTCTATTTGCCTGTGTTTTTGGCGGGCTTCGTTTTGTTTGCCTGTGGATTCCTTTGTGCACAGCCCTTGTCAGAGAGCGAAGTTCAGGCTGCTGCTGCGCGCGTGGACTTGGCACTGCTGAATGCGCGGAAGCAGGAGGGGGGTGCAATCACCGAACAGCCGGCCCCAGATCGCCTTCGGCAAGCTGATGATGCCGTTTTCCTGAGGAGAGCCTGCATTGATCTGGCGGGGCGGTTGCCGAAGGCGGCGGAGGTGCGGCAGTTCCTGGAGGATCCGGCACCTGCAAAACGCGGCGCTTTGGTGGATCGTTTGCTAGAAGAACCCGGTGCCGCAGAGGTCCGTTTTCAACTGCTGGCAGAAAGCCTGCGGGTGAAGGATACCCTCGGCAACCAGTCCCAGGCACCTTTCATCGCCTGGCTGCACAAGGCGATGGCTGATGATATGCCCTATGATAAGTTGATGGCTACCCTGCTGAGGTCCCCCAATGAGGACATGGAGGCGCATCCTGCCTCCGGTTTTTATACCCGCGATGGAGGAGACCTCCTGCACACCAGTACGGAAACGGCGGAGGCTTTTCTGGGGGCCCGTCTTTATTGTGCCCAATGCCACGACCACCCCTACGCGGAGTTTACCCAGCGGCAGACCTTTGAGTTTGCGGGCTGTTTTGCTGACTCGTTTAAAAACGGTCCCCGCCTGCCATCCCGTTATGCTTACCGGGATGGCAAACCGGGAGACTGGATCGCCCCCCGCTATCTGCCACTTTCAGCTGACCCCGGGGATGAAGCCAGTGTGGCGCTGGCTGCCCTGCCCACGCCTGGAAAGGTGCCGAGGGAGGAGCTGGCCTTGTGGTTCACCGGGCCCACTAACAACCGGTTTGCGGAAGTCGGTGCCCTGCGTTTGTGGCATCGTTTGTTCGGCCGGATCAACCGCTCAGGGCAATATTGGGAAGGTGCCGTGCAGGCCATGCCTTATCATACAGCCTTCACAGAAAATAACTGTGAGATGCCGCCTGCGTGGAAGGGAGCGTGGCCAGAAGATCTGCTGGACCCGGACAATGATTCCGCAGGTCCGGTGCGATCTCTAGGAGAGGAATTCATGCGCTGTGGGTACCGGCAAAAAGAATTCATGCGCATCCTGGCCCGCACGATGGCTTATCAGAGTGAAGCGGTCCGCCGGGTCCAGCCTGGGCAACCCAGCCTGACTGACGGGCCGTTTTTGAAGAGGCTGCCGCCTGAGGTGACCTGGACTGCATGGAGCGTGGAGGCAGGCAGCGAGGGCGCGGCATCTTCAACCGGTGCCGACATCGGACAAGTGCCACCTGAGGGTCATCCACTTCGTTTGTTAGGCCGGGGGACGCGGGAGTGGTCGGATGAAAGTGCGCCCGTGATTTCCCATGCGCTGACACGCTTCATCATCACCAGCTCCTTGGTCGAACAGGCCGCGAAAGTGAAAGCTCGGAGCGTTTCAAAACACGAATCACCAACCTCCAAGGTGGAGCATCTTTTCCTTTCAACCCTGGGCCGCTTTCCTGAGGGTCGGGAGGAATCAGCCGCCTTGCGACACCTGGCCGAACATCCAGAATCTGCCCCGCAGGACATCGCCTGGGCCCTGCTGAATACGAGTGAGTTTTTGTTTCAGCCGTGA
- a CDS encoding glutaredoxin family protein, with product MCQPKITAYLKTYCGWSEGVRAIFRKYNLDFEEKDIIKNPAFRWEMEQKSGQPLSPCVEINDTMLADISGEEVERWMLANNLLEQNDTPPDAPIDSACTDAQHAAMAAGQVGKISFVN from the coding sequence ATGTGCCAACCCAAAATTACCGCTTACCTGAAGACCTACTGCGGCTGGAGCGAAGGCGTGCGCGCCATCTTCCGCAAATACAACCTCGACTTCGAGGAAAAGGACATCATCAAAAACCCGGCTTTCCGCTGGGAGATGGAACAAAAAAGCGGCCAGCCCCTCAGCCCCTGTGTGGAGATCAACGACACCATGCTCGCCGATATCAGCGGTGAGGAAGTGGAGCGCTGGATGCTGGCCAACAACCTCCTGGAGCAGAACGACACTCCTCCAGATGCGCCGATTGATTCCGCCTGCACCGATGCCCAGCACGCCGCCATGGCCGCTGGCCAGGTGGGCAAGATCAGCTTCGTCAACTGA
- the dnaJ gene encoding molecular chaperone DnaJ, with translation MAEKRDYYEVLGVSRDVSADDLKKAYRKLAVKFHPDKNPGDKTAEDKFKEVGEAYDILSDDQKRAAYDRYGHAAFAGGMGGPSGGGGGFHDPFDIFREVFSGAGGGGGGIFESFFGGGGGGGGRQQRRDGPQRGSDLRYGLEIPLEDAARGCEREIEYERLNSCKTCTGSGSTSGGGKKTCRTCGGVGQVISSRGFFQIQQTCPDCNGAGEVISDPCKVCSGTGRSKERTKIRVKIPAGIEDGSRLRSGGNGDYGSKGGPAGDLYIVVQIRQHDIFEREGDDLHCQMPLSFATAALGGETTVPTLEGKANLKVPAGTQNGTTFRLRGKGIKTLGEERHGDLYVHVQIAVPTKLSAEQRAHLVAFSESFGETPSSAMEESFFEKAKKFFK, from the coding sequence ATGGCAGAAAAACGCGATTATTATGAGGTATTGGGCGTCTCCAGAGACGTCTCTGCCGATGACCTGAAAAAAGCCTACCGCAAGCTGGCCGTGAAATTCCACCCGGATAAAAATCCTGGGGACAAAACGGCTGAAGATAAATTCAAGGAAGTGGGCGAAGCCTACGACATCCTGAGCGACGACCAAAAACGTGCGGCCTATGACCGCTATGGACACGCAGCCTTTGCCGGTGGCATGGGCGGCCCTAGCGGTGGTGGTGGCGGTTTCCACGACCCCTTTGACATCTTCCGCGAGGTCTTCAGCGGTGCAGGTGGCGGCGGTGGTGGCATCTTCGAAAGCTTTTTTGGTGGCGGCGGTGGCGGTGGAGGCCGCCAGCAGCGCCGCGACGGTCCCCAGCGCGGGAGCGATCTCCGCTACGGTCTGGAAATTCCTCTCGAAGACGCTGCGCGGGGTTGCGAGCGTGAGATCGAGTATGAACGGCTCAACAGTTGCAAAACCTGTACCGGCAGCGGCTCCACCAGTGGCGGAGGCAAAAAGACCTGCCGCACCTGTGGCGGTGTGGGCCAGGTGATCTCTTCACGTGGCTTTTTCCAGATCCAGCAGACCTGCCCTGATTGCAATGGCGCAGGCGAAGTGATCAGCGATCCCTGCAAGGTCTGCTCCGGCACGGGAAGGTCCAAAGAACGCACCAAAATCCGCGTCAAGATCCCCGCTGGCATCGAAGACGGCTCCCGGCTGCGCTCCGGTGGCAATGGTGACTATGGCAGCAAAGGCGGACCCGCCGGCGATCTCTACATCGTGGTGCAAATCCGCCAGCACGACATTTTCGAGCGTGAGGGGGATGACCTCCATTGCCAGATGCCGCTGAGCTTTGCCACCGCCGCCCTGGGCGGAGAGACGACTGTCCCCACGCTGGAAGGCAAGGCCAATCTAAAAGTCCCCGCTGGGACTCAGAACGGCACCACTTTCCGCCTTCGCGGCAAGGGCATCAAAACCCTGGGTGAAGAGCGTCACGGAGACCTGTACGTACACGTCCAGATCGCCGTGCCGACCAAACTCAGTGCTGAGCAGAGAGCCCACCTTGTGGCCTTTTCTGAATCCTTTGGTGAGACGCCCTCCTCCGCCATGGAAGAAAGCTTCTTCGAAAAGGCCAAGAAGTTCTTTAAATAA
- a CDS encoding nucleotide exchange factor GrpE, with protein MSEPSPSPETQPEIDESPVTVETTPEAEAAEQPATPTDPLEAAQAEVAQWKDLAYRNAAELDNFRKRAAREAQDTRAFANADLLRSLFPILDNFEMGLEAARVESEKSMIFMGMSMVQRQITDFLREQGVQEVEALGKPFDPNLHDAVSQEVSDTVAEGTVLRVTRRGYKLKDRLLRAASVIVAGTAIPEA; from the coding sequence ATGTCCGAGCCGAGTCCCTCCCCCGAGACCCAGCCAGAAATTGATGAATCCCCCGTGACCGTGGAAACTACCCCGGAAGCTGAGGCCGCCGAGCAACCTGCCACGCCCACGGATCCCCTGGAAGCCGCCCAGGCTGAAGTGGCCCAGTGGAAAGACCTGGCCTACCGCAACGCGGCGGAGCTGGATAACTTCCGCAAACGTGCGGCCCGTGAAGCGCAAGACACACGCGCCTTTGCCAATGCGGACCTGCTGCGCTCCCTTTTCCCGATCCTGGACAATTTCGAAATGGGCCTGGAGGCTGCCCGCGTGGAGTCTGAGAAATCCATGATCTTCATGGGCATGAGCATGGTGCAGCGCCAGATCACGGATTTCCTGCGTGAGCAGGGTGTCCAAGAAGTGGAAGCTCTGGGCAAACCTTTTGACCCGAATTTACACGATGCCGTCTCCCAGGAAGTCAGCGACACAGTGGCCGAAGGCACGGTCCTGCGCGTCACCCGCAGAGGGTATAAACTGAAGGACCGTCTCCTGCGTGCGGCCAGCGTCATCGTGGCTGGCACCGCCATCCCTGAGGCCTAA